The genomic stretch AATGTTAAGGTTAAGAAGTGAGGTGTAATTTCACTAGGTTCGCTTAGGGCTTATGGGTCTAGATATTCACTCAAAGTGGCACAACGTCCTCCGAAATACTCTTCTAGGCTCATCTAGACTCCATACGGGACCATCTCGTGGTCAAGGCAACTTGAACTGTCAATAAAATGAGGTTACATTGGGACCACAGCCATATAAATTGTACTTATATCGACTGGACCGCTTGGGAGTAATATTTGCTTGTCCTATGCCAAGAGTCCGGCTCCTGGTGTAATAAGGAAAGTGGACCTGAACTGTTATAGTTAATAGATGTCGGAAATCAAATAAGGAACCACAAAGCTCGAAGTAACGCTAGATTACACGTACAGTGAGTGGTACTTACATTTAGATATCATCATATTTGTTTGGCTCGATCGCAATGGAAGAGTATTGATATCTTGACGAGGTTTATATTCGCTATTACGGTATTGGGTAGAGTCTGAGCACTTGTATAGACTAATGGGCATGGAATTGAAAATATCCCAGAGTCATCTGGATACGAGGTACTCCAATCCAGCCGACATATTTCGGTCCTAAAGGAATTTCAATATCGGACACGACAGGGATATAAGGAATGAAGGCAAGGATACGTTAGTAGCATACTCTCCACGCAGCGGATATACCTCTAAAGGAGGATAGCAGTTAGGAGGAGAAGCAGGATCGTGTCTATCAGATAAAGGGTATAAAGATAGCCATATCCACACGTTCCACGCTGTATACCAACCATCTCCCaagtcatcctcttctcATTCCAGAAAACATTCTGCTACAATGCTATCAGCAGCATGGGCCTTCCTGTTGTTGGCCTTCCAGGTTATACAGCAGGCCCATGGAAAAGCTGTATTTGCCCATTTCATGGTTTGTCCCCTCGGGTTCGTCACGATGCAAGCTAATATTGACCGGTGACAAACTCGGAGAACTACACATCGAGTGATTGGGAAACAGAAGCCTCTTGCAGTTCCCAATATCGCTTCTTGCAGATCTTGTTAGGTTTATTCGTTTTGCGCGGTTGTGAAGTTGATTGATGTATTTAGTTCAATGTCATACTTCACTTGGACTTGAGAGACCAGTTTCCATGGGAGGCCAACCAATCGGCAATGAATGATTTTGGTGTGCAAACATGTAATCGTCCTAGATGTAGCTAGCTGATTACGATGAGTCGGTCTCATACCCTCCTGGGCTTTCTTAAACATGTTACGACAAGTGCCAGGATTCCCTGGATATACCTACAAGAACTACCCTGTAAGGGAAGTACCGTTCGTTGTTAGGCATGTTATAATCCAGCACTAGATTGGGCTGACCGGGATTATGCGCGAATTCCTCGCAATAGTTTATCCTTTTTAGGAGGCACCTTCATAAGAAATGGAATTTGCGCGTAATCGCGCTCAGCTATCAATCACGTAAGTCTTAGGTGCTGTAGACGGTAATAACAGGTGGGTGGCGAGTCTTTTGATCTACACCTTCCACGCGATGGCGCAAGCTAATGTTGTTCGGTTATGGATTGGCAAAGAGCTCTTTGAGGTATGGCCTATGACGCTTTTCTTGGCCCGCGGGAATTTGTGCGGAAATTTTCCTGACCACGAGGCTGACCTCGAATTAGTTGGGCCATAGAGGCTGAGTGCTCGAGTGCGGAAATATAGAACCACGTCCTTGGAGACCCATAATTTTAACCCGAACTTGGGAGCGAGTCGTATGAGGACTGGAATCAAAATCTATATAAGAAAGTGAGAGCACTGTTGATCGAGTCTGTATCTATCCAGTCCTCAAGCAAGATGCATTTTACGAGTCTTTTGCTCCTTCTTGGAGCGCCGTGCGTTTCGGCTAAATGCAGATGTGTATGTTAAGGTCACCTCTACTTGTATGGTCTAACCGTGCATAACAGAGGCCAAACTAACTTGTCAAATTCATACAGACCCCAACCGATGACTGCTGGCCGTCAGCTTCCAAGTGGAATGGTCTCAACAGTACCGTTCACGGACATTTAATCGCCAACGAACCTCTCGCCAAATCGTGTTATGATGGCCTTGGCAAGAATTCCACCCACTGCCAGAGGATCAGCAAAATCTACCGGGATGCCTTCTTCCGGGAAGCATCTCCAATTGGATTCACATACCCCGTTATTGACACCTGCGCCCCGATCAATGACTCCATAGCTGGAAGCCCAGTGTGTGATCTAGGTAGCGCATCCGTCTACAGTGTCAACGCAACCGAGCCGGCCGACGTAGCAGCTGGCATCAAATTTTCCAAGGAAAACAATGTCCGACTAGTCCTTAAGAACACCGGTCATGATGTTAGGGCACGGTAAGTGATCCTTTTCATTTTGACTTGGCGGATAGGTACTAACAAGTCCGACATGATAGATCCCAGGGATACGGCAGTCTGtcgatctggatgaagcaTATTAAGCCGGAGCTCCAGTTTCAAGAGAGGTATGAGCCGTCCAACGGTTCATGCCAGTTGAACTGGACCGGAAGCGCAATTGTCGTGGGAGCCGGATATATCTGGGACGAAGTATACACCTTCGCGGCCAAACATGACCACATTGCTGTTGGTGGTTCTTCCAAGGTAAATCTCCAACTCCATTGAATACACTTACGTTGCTAATTGCAACCTTCAGACTGTCGGTGCTGTCGGAGGCTACCTTCAAGGAGGTGGTCACGGCCCCGCTAGCCATGACTTCGGACTGGCAGCAGATCAGGTTCTCGAATTCAAGGTTGTGCTCGCGTCGGGTGAAGTTGTCACTGCTAGTGCTTGCGAGCACGTAGACCTCTTCACTGCCCTCcgtggcggtggtggtggcacCTTTGGCGTTGTAGTGTCGGCCACCCTGAAAGTATACCCTACACGTCCCATTCTGAAGCATTCGTTGACTATCACGGCACCGAGCACTAACATGTCCGCTCTAATCGATGCCTCTGTGGCAGTTCTCTCTAAGTACCCCATCCTCTCGGATGCAGGTTTCTCTGGAAACGGACAGCTCAATCGAGTGCTTGGAACGAAATCTGCCTACAGTCACAATTTCGTAAAGATGCTTTCAAGAaattcctcttcatccaaatcGTCTTTCCAGGTTGAAGACGCCAAAAGACTCATAAATGAACAGGTCGTTGAATTCCTTCGACCGCTCAACGGAACCCAACTCTCTGTAACTTCGACATTTGAGCAGTATGATACGTTCCAGAATTACTTCGACAGCGGAATTCACGAGTCACCAGCATTAAACAATCCCAGTCCTGTCATGGTGTCGCGGTTTTTCGATAAGGAGTCCTTGGTcaacaaccaaaagaacCTCACCGCCATGTTCCATGCAATCTTCCCTCAGAGCGTCTCTAAGGTTCAGGCCGTGGCATCCTTGCTGGAGTTCTGTCTCGTCGGTGGTGGAGAAGTCCTGAAGGCGAAGCCGCATACGGCTATCCATCCCGCGTGGCGGAAGACATATATGTTTGCAGAGAACTTCGACGTGCCACCTTCTGACAGCGGGATGCAAGGAGTGCGACAGATCAGGGACTACGGCACATCGAAGAAACTTCAGGCGATGAAGGCAGCTGCTCCTGGCCTGGGCACATATTTGAATGAAGCCGATCCGTATGACCCGGACTGGAAAGAAGACTTCTATGGAGATCAATATAACTGGTTGAAATCGGTCAAGCAAAAATATGATCCCGATGAGGTGTTCTGGTGCTACCGTTGCGTTGGCTATGAGGGTTGGGAGGAGATCACTGGCCCGACACTTTACGGACCTCTGTGCCAGACTAATAATGCTCTGTAGCTCTCAGGTTCGATGTTGCTTATGGCTGGTTGTGTTTTTTCGGGTATCTTTCATTGATGGCTGTCCTCGACGACATCATTGTACTATCATTTACGATCTAGAAGGTGGTGGAATTCTCACGTCTGGGGCATTATGAGAATTTGTATGAGAAATCAAATTAGTCTTCGTAATTAGCTAGATTTGCGAGGTTTCTCACCTTTTATGATCTCATCTCGCGACGGTTTTGCAGTATAAATCTATCATCTACATCAATGATTTTGGTATACAGTAGTAGTGGATGAGTGAGAGTCTAAATGCTTAAACTATCTGAAAATTCTAGATGTTTTCGTAGTACCATCTAGTTATTCTGAATACACCTTATTATCCTAAAGAAAGCCTGGTTACGATACCGATATCTTCCATTATATCGAAAATAATGCTCGACAATGCGGTAATATTAGTTAACTTCTACTCCTAGAATCTGCAGCAGTACACCGTTGGGCAAGAGATCAGACAATCCCCATCCCTCCTGCGTTGAGCCTCTTAACAAGGGCCAtgctttttgtttcccttATTCAGCTCTCCAGTACGTCGAAGATTGGTAGCGATTCTGTTTTGGGGCTTATGTCTAGCGAAACGATTCCAGCCTCAAATTGCGCGCAAATTATCAATCGCGCAATTAATTGCAGCAGCCCTTTTGCCCCCTAGACCGACCGCGCAAATTCGCGCAAATTAAATATGCTGACTCTAGAAGGCTTATTTGCGCGTGGCGGAGTCATTGCACGACGATCTGCATACCAACCACGGTTTAGCGTTGCCAGCTTTGCAGAGGGCTAAGCAACGTGTGGTGTCAGGGCTGAGCTTGGCTTTTGAATAGTGGAGAATGAATTGTGCTCGTAGATATAAGGTGGGTGACTTCGCAGTCGTTCCTTGCAttacattttcttttgaaTAAGTTATTCAGTTCCCTCAACGTCGTCGGTTTAGCGTTGGATAATATACAATATGGCCTTCCTAAGCCCAAGAGAAGCCGCCGCTGGCAGCTTTGGTTGTCCTATACCTGACCACTTGGACCAATGTGAGTGATTGTTACATGTTTTGCAAATTAAATGGAATTGCTGACCGGTGAACGGATGACATCGGCCCTTTCGTGGGGAATCTCACATTCTACCAATTTAACATGATTATATCCGGCATTTGCACGGCGATAGTATTGATTTTAATCTTCGGCCTGATGGGGCGACATGCGATGCATATGAGCAACCCTAACGAACAACTCAAGTAAAGACCCCCGACAACGTGAAGAGGTTTCTGTGATGCTAACAGAAATGCTAATAGGATAATGCGAATTTGCAACCTCATCCCCTCCTACCAAATCCTATCCTTCATCTCAATCTGTTTCTCAAACTCCTATATCTACCTACAAGGGTTCACAGAGGTGCTTCAGGGTGTTGCTCTATACGCCTTCCTCATGCTACTCTGCGATTTCATGGCTCCGAATGATAAGAGTAAAGTGgagttcttctcttcgcttGAGATAAAGAGACAGTGgcagccgaagaagaaaaggaatggtCTTGCGTTCTTGAGTGTAAGTCCTTCGGTTccagagaaggaaatgaaacCATGACTGACCGATCGTCTGATCTTAGTTGACTTGGTACTCCGTCCTTCAATATCCAGTCGTCACCTGGATTACTGCTGTCTCCCAAGTGGTCACCCAGTCATTACATGTTTACTGCCTCGAGAGTACAGCGCCTCATTTCGCTCATGTTTGGGTATGTACTATACCATCTTACCAATTTGCATCCTCGAATGGTAGCTAATAAACCCACTAGCTCCAAGCAATCACCTCGATATCGACATCAGTGGCCATCAACGCCATCCTCCAATTCTACATGAACATGAAGGGATACATGACTAAACACAGGCCACTACTTAAGCTGATGGCATTCAAGCTGGTCGTCGGGTTAGTTCTCCTGGAGAAGGTAAATACCTACCCCAAGAAGCCCCcgtggagagagagaacaCTTACCAGAAACCAAGAtccttttcctcatccttaCATCAACAAACGTTCTCAAAACACACTCCACCTCAATGACCTACATAGACGCAATAATGGGTCTCCCAACAATGGTAATCTGCGTGCAAATGGTGCCACTCTCTTTCTTAGTCCTCTACGCCTACAGCGCAAAGCCCTACGAGATCTCAAACTCGCGGCGTACCCTCCGACCCCAAGTATACCAGACCGTCGAGTCCGATGATGACGGGGAGATCTTGATGAGCGGCTTCCAGAAACGCTATCAAGGTGGTCGCTGGGGATTGCGTGCCTGGGCTGTCTATCTAAATCCGTTGGAGCTATTGCGGGATGTCAAGGCGGCTTATGTTATGATTCATAGTGCGCGGGCTTTGCAGAAGGCTCATGCGAAGGAGCGGGAGATGGCGAGGTATGAAACGCGGCATGAGAGTGGTGAGGGGGCTTGAGAACTTACATCCATGTTCTCTGGGGGTTGCCTGGTATAGGCTATATTGGTGCATTATGTACATTGACTGGTTTTAATTTTAGCTATATGAATTTCATCATTTGTTTTGAGGGAGCGAACGATAACATTTGTGTAGTTACTAAGTAGTATCTGAAATAACGCGAGAACTCTTCATGCTTTCACCCATTATCTTCTCGATCCCGGTTAAGGAGATCGATTTGCTGTCACTTTGTGAGTAGAGAGTCAGGTTTACAAGCTTTATAAAACCCAGGTTATCTGCTATCCTTCACAGTGCCTGTGGCATCTCTCCAACAGTCATGTACCAATCTCTCAAACTCTAGTCATGCCACACCGTGTCTCATAATAGAATATTCAAAACCATGTCTCTTCACATCCCAGAAATATTCATTGGCCCAAAGTCACCATCATAGTTCAAGCCTGGGCCCCAATCAAATAGATCCATTGAAGTATCCGATGGACTGAACGAGCTAACATGGGGCCATAAGTCCCATGCATCCCAGAAGGGCATATCGAGATCCACACCGATCGAAGAAAGATCAGGAGGTATATTGAAAAAGTCCAATGCTTCATTAGACTTTGTCCCCTTTGCCAGCTCTGTCCTCAGTCGTTCCAGGATATTGTGTAACCCATATATAATCTTGCTACTCGCAGCATAGACGCAGCCAGTCGCAAAAGCAGATTTTGTCGATTTCCACGGCTCGACTGCCATCTGACGAATACATCTCGCACACTTAGGAAACAGCGCCAGCTGCTTCTCGTGATTGCGAGCTAGACGTCCGAAAACCCGTACTTGCACGAAGTTGTTTTCGACCAGGTTCTTGCACACAAAAACGATCCCATAGACTACCTGTTGAAGTGGGGCATTGAATGCAATGCCGTCAATTTGCACTTCGGCACACTCGAGGAACGACTCAAGCACGCGCACGAGTTGCTGCGGATAGACTTCTCCAAATCGTTTGAGAAATCCCGATAGATACTGGCCTGGAGCATCGGGAGGGCTATTCACGCTTCCGGCGACTTGGTCGACGATTTGGAGGGATTCGTTAGATTGGATATCCGGGTCCCCGTCATTTTTTCCTTCGATAAGCCTTGTTCTCAGTACTGAGGTATAGAGTAGGCCTAGACCACATATTCCAGCAAACACCCAGTGAAATTTCATCTCTAGCAAAGAACGGGCTGTTGATAGATCCTCCCGTCTTCCCTGACCAGTCGCATTCAATAGTAATGAATTAGAGATCTTGATTTGCTCCTGGCACTTTCTTTCCACCTCTTCCACGACAAGGAACAAACTCTCTGGGCTACTCCAGCATTGCTTGGCATGAATCAACCCCTCGAGCAGAACATAAAATGACATGTTCCATTGAATGTGAAAAATCACTGTTAGTGAGCACTCGCGGTATCGCAACACATGTTGATAAGCATCGACATGAGGCTGCATATCTCCAAATATGGCCCGCATGAGAGGTAGGGTCTTTGACAAGAAGCCATCAAGGCCAAAATCGAGAGAAAGGAtcttcagttcctggacGGAATCGTTAAAGCACCGCTCGAATTCTAGACTCTGCGGGTTCATGAGTTCATCAAAAAATGAGGCATCTCGTGTTGGTAGAGTATTGAGTCTTTCTGCAATTCTATAGGCAAGATTGACGTACACCTCAGGGCTGACTGCCTTGTGTGCGACAAACTGTGAGGTGGCTAATAGAGTGGGTCTGAATTCGGCTAGGAAGAGACAGACAGCAACGGAATTTGGATGCgtgggaggggaaaagatgAACTCCTGTCCGTACGACGAAACGGCCAGTTGAAGGCTCTGTTTTAAATGTGGATATTGCTGAGCAAAAGGTTCAGCAATGTCGAAAGATGTTAAGcaaagaagggcaaaaagaaggttCGTGGCAGGGTTAGTAGAAGAGGCTTCCTCTGAGATTAATCGGTTTCTCAGATTCACCAGAGTTGGTGTTTTTGGAAGAAATAATCGATGCCAGACTAAACTTAACCAGATTTAgtaaggaaaagaatgcaaGTTTATCAGTGCACTCACTAATTGTCCAGTAAGATGGCCATGTCGTTGCTGATGAGATCCGAAAGAGGTTGACTCCAGCGCGACGTGGCGTGGGTGATTTTGCATCCAAACGCGGCATCTTTGCCTAAGACAGAAGACATAAAAGCATTCGCTTCGGTCATAGATCGGAAAATGGCCCTTTTGCCCGGTCGTTGCGGTGATTGAGGATTGCCGCCACCCTGCGAGGGGAtttgttcttctccactAGCAGCTTCCGAGAATAAAAATTCCTTTATCTCCAGATCTGAGAGCGCATTTGcgacttcatcttctttcccttctatCTTCTCAAGAGGTGCCGATCGTTTGGTTTGTGGAGGTTTACGATAGCTGCTTTTCGCAGGTGGGCGCCCCAAAGTGGTCCGCTCAATAATACATTCTAGGTTGAGATTGCGACACCGTTCGCAAGATGTCTCCGGTGGCTGGGGAATGCCCAAAGGGCCCATATTCCCGAGATCCGGTAGAACGCATTTGATCTTTCTTGACCTGCATCCGTGACAGATTAAGCGCGCATATTTCCCTCGTGGTACCCGTTCAGTCCTCTGGTCCTGCGGCATAATGTGGACGCAGTATTTTGACGCGGGGCAACAGCGGGGTCGGAAGAAGCAGCGTCAAGTTCGCCTTGCAACGGAATAGGAGAGGCACTAAGTTTGATGCAGACAGCCCTGCTTCGCAATGATGGACAAGAGGATACCGGAAGAAGTTCCTTTGGCGCAGACTCTCCGCAGCTTTTGGCCCCCATGTCGATcttgtggaggatgagatcagCACGGCTGATGAATCTTCTGGGTAAGAGGAATAGCTCACAGACAAGGACCTACTATCCTTGAACAAGGCACAGACGGGCCTCTCCGCATCTTCCACATAGACCAGGTGCGAGGTTGTGTATAATTTGATCTTACATGGCAAGATATCATATTATATATCCTGAATGTAGTGGTTCGCGggtcggcttcggcttcgagTTCAAAATCCAGAGTCCGTCTCCGGAAATCTGCTGTTCGGGGCGGGTTCGGGTCGGGTCCAGCGGGAAGCCGTACTTTATAGAAAGAAGTAATCACTCTATATACAccacctctttcttttcattttttcaAAGATAAGATGGCTAATGTAAAACTAGGAGTAATACTAAAATGCTAAGCAGCTTAGGTTCATTACGGTATATTCTTACGGTCTTACCTTTCATTCACTACTGAGAAAACTTTGATTTGGCTCTTGAGGTATATACCTTGACCTTACTAGAGAATTCCAAATTCTATTCTTGGGACAGTTCAAAAAAAAGCCTATTTAAAAGTCCAAAGAAccgagaaaaagaaatagaccATGGGGTAAGC from Aspergillus oryzae RIB40 DNA, chromosome 1 encodes the following:
- a CDS encoding uncharacterized protein (predicted protein); this translates as MHFTSLLLLLGAPCVSAKCRCTPTDDCWPSASKWNGLNSTVHGHLIANEPLAKSCYDGLGKNSTHCQRISKIYRDAFFREASPIGFTYPVIDTCAPINDSIAGSPVCDLGSASVYSVNATEPADVAAGIKFSKENNVRLVLKNTGHDVRARSQGYGSLSIWMKHIKPELQFQERYEPSNGSCQLNWTGSAIVVGAGYIWDEVYTFAAKHDHIAVGGSSKTVGAVGGYLQGGGHGPASHDFGLAADQVLEFKVVLASGEVVTASACEHVDLFTALRGGGGGTFGVVVSATLKVYPTRPILKHSLTITAPSTNMSALIDASVAVLSKYPILSDAGFSGNGQLNRVLGTKSAYSHNFVKMLSRNSSSSKSSFQVEDAKRLINEQVVEFLRPLNGTQLSVTSTFEQYDTFQNYFDSGIHESPALNNPSPVMVSRFFDKESLVNNQKNLTAMFHAIFPQSVSKVQAVASLLEFCLVGGGEVLKAKPHTAIHPAWRKTYMFAENFDVPPSDSGMQGVRQIRDYGTSKKLQAMKAAAPGLGTYLNEADPYDPDWKEDFYGDQYNWLKSVKQKYDPDEVFWCYRCVGYEGWEEITGPTLYGPLCQTNNAL
- a CDS encoding uncharacterized protein (predicted protein); amino-acid sequence: MNMKGYMTKHRPLLKLMAFKLVVGLVLLEKVNTYPKKPPWRERTLTRNQDPFPHPYINKRSQNTLHLNDLHRRNNGSPNNVLYAYSAKPYEISNSRRTLRPQVYQTVESDDDGEILMSGFQKRYQGGRWGLRAWAVYLNPLELLRDVKAAYVMIHSARALQKAHAKEREMARYETRHESGEGA
- a CDS encoding uncharacterized protein (predicted protein), whose product is MPRLDAKSPTPRRAGVNLFRISSATTWPSYWTIKEASSTNPATNLLFALLCLTSFDIAEPFAQQYPHLKQSLQLAVSSYGQEFIFSPPTHPNSVAVCLFLAEFRPTLLATSQFVAHKAVSPEVYVNLAYRIAERLNTLPTRDASFFDELMNPQSLEFERCFNDSVQELKILSLDFGLDGFLSKTLPLMRAIFGDMQPHVDAYQHVLRYRECSLTVIFHIQWNMSFYVLLEGLIHAKQCWSSPESLFLVVEEVERKCQEQIKISNSLLLNATGQGRREDLSTARSLLEMKFHWVFAGICGLGLLYTSVLRTRLIEGKNDGDPDIQSNESLQIVDQVAGSVNSPPDAPGQYLSGFLKRFGEVYPQQLVRVLESFLECAEVQIDGIAFNAPLQQVVYGIVFVCKNLVENNFVQVRVFGRLARNHEKQLALFPKCARCIRQMAVEPWKSTKSAFATGCVYAASSKIIYGLHNILERLRTELAKGTKSNEALDFFNIPPDLSSIGLNYDGDFGPMNISGM